CCCAAAGTGCTGTTGAAGTAAATGAAAAAGATGATTACAAGCTTAAACAATACTCCAAGGATGCAAATAAATACGTTATGATGCCTGCCATGGCAAGAAGAAGGCATGTTGAAGTCGAAAAAAGAATGGCAGCTTTGAGAGAGTTTTCAAATGAAAGCGAACTGAACAAAGTTGAAATGAAAAGCAAGGACATTGGAGTTGTAACCAGTGGAATCTCATATCAGTATGTAAAAGAAGCTATGCCTGATGCATCGGTGTTAAAAATAGGGATGGTACATCCGATCCCAGAAAAATTAATTGCCGATTTTGCAGCAAGTGTAGAAACTCTTTATGTAGTAGAAGAATTGGAGCCATTTTTTGAAAATCAAATCAAGAAAATGGGCATAAAGGTAATCGGTAAGGAGAAGCTTCCTGTAATTGGTGAGTTTAGTGCCAACCTGGTTGCAGAAAAACTCCTTGCTAAAAAGTCTGATTCCCAGGAAGCTTCCAATCAGCCCGTTCCGGTAAGACCACCGGTTATGTGCCCCGGATGTCCGCATAGGGGTATGTTCTACGTTCTGAAAAAAATGGGCCTGACCGTAAGCGGTGATATCGGATGTTATACACTTGGTGCTTTACCGCCCAACGAAGCAATGGATATTTGCGTGTGCATGGGTGCAAGCATTGGTGTTGCCCACGGGTTGGAAAAAGCACGGGGTGCTGAATTCAGGAAGAAGACCGTAGCAGTTATAGGTGATTCTACTTTTATACATTCAGGTATTACAGGTTTAATAGATGTAGTATATAATAAAGGTAACTCCACTGTAATTATTCTTGATAATTCAATTACAGGAATGACAGGTCACCAGCAAAATCCGACCACTGGTTTTACAATCAAGGGAGAGCCTACTAAACAGGTAGATCTGGAACTCTTATGTAAATCTGTCGGAGTTGATAGAGTAACAGTTGTAGATCCT
This genomic stretch from Ruminiclostridium cellulolyticum H10 harbors:
- the iorA gene encoding indolepyruvate ferredoxin oxidoreductase subunit alpha; the encoded protein is MKKLMLGNEAVARGAYEAGCSVAAAYPGTPSTEITEYISKYDDIYSEWAPNEKVALEVAIGSSIGGARSICSMKHVGLNVAADPLFTVSYTGVNGGLVIMVADDPGMHSSQNEQDSRFYARSSKVPMLEPSDSQECKDFVKQAFSISETFDCPVIVRLSTRVSHSQSAVEVNEKDDYKLKQYSKDANKYVMMPAMARRRHVEVEKRMAALREFSNESELNKVEMKSKDIGVVTSGISYQYVKEAMPDASVLKIGMVHPIPEKLIADFAASVETLYVVEELEPFFENQIKKMGIKVIGKEKLPVIGEFSANLVAEKLLAKKSDSQEASNQPVPVRPPVMCPGCPHRGMFYVLKKMGLTVSGDIGCYTLGALPPNEAMDICVCMGASIGVAHGLEKARGAEFRKKTVAVIGDSTFIHSGITGLIDVVYNKGNSTVIILDNSITGMTGHQQNPTTGFTIKGEPTKQVDLELLCKSVGVDRVTVVDPFNVKEFERVVKAEIEVDEPSVIISQRPCALLKHVKYEGSHRIVQDKCKKCRMCMKIGCPAIVEKGDHLEINPALCVGCKLCTEICGFNAIERAGE